The genomic interval GCTCACCGCGCTCATGCGCAACGCCGACATCCAGAAGGCGCGCCAGGATATTGAGCGCACTAAGGGTCTTTACATCCAGATGCGTGCGGAAATTTTGCCGAAGATCGAAGCGCTCTATAACGTTCAGAATACTGATCCTCACCTTGGCTCCATCTCGTCGGGCTCGAGTGGCGGCCTTTCCGGGGTCCCGACCCAGTACAGCCTTTCGCTTCAGGCGTCCCAGGTCGTGTTCGCCGGCGGGCGAGTCATTTCGAACATTCGCGCGGCAGCGTTCACGCGGGACAGCAGTTACTTCGGGTTTCGGAACGTCGTGGACACGGTCATTTCCACGGTGAAACAGCAGTTCTACCAGGTCTTGCTCAACCGGGAGCTGATCAACGTCCAGGAGTCTTCCGTGAACCTGCTCAAGAGCCAGTTGCAGGATCAACAGAATCGATTCGAGGCCGGCACCGTCCCGCGGTTCAACGTCCTCCAGGCCCAGGTCGCCCTGTCGAACCAATATCCGCTCCTGATTGCCGCTCAGAATAGTTACCGCATTTCGCTGCTCCAATTAGCCAAGACGCTCGGGCTCGATTTCGATCCGATGCGCGCCGGCCAGCAGCCTTTGGAGGCAGTGGGCACACTGGAGTTCCACCCGCGGCACATTCCGCTGGATATGGCGATCGAGATGGCCAAGGAGCGGCGGCCGTTCCTGAAGCAACAGAAGGCGGTGGTCCTGAGTAATGCCGCCCAGGTCAACGTGGCGCGCTCTGGTTATTTCCCAACCTTCAGCGTCACCGCCGGCGAAGATTTCCGCAGTTCGCCAATCAGCGAAAACATCGACCAGGTCCGCTCGGGGTATGTTTTTGGGGGCACCGGTTCGTGGGCGATCTGGGATTGGGGCGCGACTTACGGGGCGGTCAAACAAGCCAACGCCGTGCTCGAGCAATCAAAGATCACGCTGGACGACGCCAATCGGCAGGTGGAACTGGAAGTGCAGCAACAGGATTCGAACCTGAGACAGAGCGCCGAACTGGTGAAAGCGACCGAGGAAAGTGTCGGGCAAGCCCAGGAAGCGCTGCGCCTCGCGAGCGCGCGTTTGAGCGCGGGCGCCGGAACGCAGTTGGAAGTGCTGAACTCGCGGGTGGAAGTGACCCAGGCGGAGTCGAACCGGATCCAGGCGCTCTTTAATTACAACGTTGCCCTGGCTGAATTCGATCGTGTGACCGCGACCGAGGTGGTCTATTCCAACGAGCTCGATGACGCGCATACGCGCGACAAGACCAGGACCGACGCCAGACCGACCCCGGCGCCGAAGCCGACGCCGCTCCAATTGAACCACGCCGGGAATCGCCCGCCGATTCAAACCCGAACGACGACGACGACGCGCACCACGCGCACGACGGGCAGTAAGTGAGCGAAGCGCGGCTGCCGGTCGAACATTTCCCGGCGCTGAGCGCGCTGCCAGGGATAGTTCACGGTTTCACGCTGCGTTCGCCCGGCATCGAAATGTCGCACGACAAGCAGGAGGCGCTGGCCCGGCTGGATGGCGTCCATCGAGATATCCGGGAGCAACATGGACTCGGTTCGATGCCGTTCGTTACCGCGCAGCAGGTGCACGGAAACCGGATCGGCGTTGTCGATGACGCGACTGCTGACAACGCTTGTTTTGAAAGCTGTGATGGCCTCATCGCGCAGCGGCGGGGCATTTGCCTCGGTATTTATGTTGCCGATTGCTGCGCCGTTTATCTCGTCGATCCGGTCCGCAAGGCGATAGGGTTGGTGCATTCCGGAAAGAAAGGGACCGAGCTTGGTATTGCGGCCAGCGCCATCAAGGCCATGACGGAGCATTTTGGTTCGCGCGCCTCGGATCTCGTCGTCCAACTCAGTCCGTGCATTCGACCCCCGCATTATGAAATCGATTTCGCGGCGGAAATTGTGCGGCAATGCCGCGCTCTCGGGGTGGCGTCCGTGCAGGACTGCGGCGTTTGCACCGCGTGCGACCTGAATCGCTATTATTCCTATCGCGCCCAAAAAGGCCGCACCGGGCGGATGCTGGCGTTCCTGGCGCTTCCATAACGCTCTTCTGTAGCCGTCGCCCTGCGGGCGACGCGAGAGAACGCGCCGCGACAAACGGAATCGATGCGTCGCCCACAGGGCGACGGCTACAGAAAGCCAGCTAATCTTCCGTCGCGCCGCGGCCGTAGCCAACGATCCCGCGCTTCCCGGCGTTCGCCACGAATTCGAAAAACTCACGGCCAATCGGACCGAACTCCTCCGTCGCGGCTTTTTCCAGCGCCTGCTTCGTATTGAGCCCGCTGCGATAGAGCAGCTTGAACGCCCGTTTGACTTCATCGCGCTCCGCCGCGCTCAGGCCGGCCCGGCGCAGACCGACGATGTTCATGCCGTAAACCTCGTTCTTGGCCGCGGCCATAAACGGCGGCAGATTTTTTGTGAACCGACCTTCCGCCATCACGAGCCGCCCCATCCGGATGCCCTGGTGAAAACGCGAGCCTCCGCCGATGAACGCCCGGTCGTCGATTCGCACGTGGCCGGCGAGCAGAGCGTCGTTCGCGATCACAACGCCGTTCCCCAGGATGCAGTTGTGGCCGAGGTGCGTGTTGATCATCAGAAAATTTTCGTCGCCCAGGAGCGTCGCACTTCCTTCCGTGCTGCCACGATGAATAGTGCAATGCTCGCGAATGACATTCCCGCTTCCAATTTCGACCGTGCTTTTGGTTTGCGGAGAAAACCCCAGCTCCTGCGGCGCGGCGCCGATCACCGCGCCATGGCCGATAAAATTCCCCGGGCCCATCTTCACCGAGCCTTCAATCACGACGTGCGATTGAATCACGCATTTCTCGCCAATGATGACTTCGCCACCGATCACTGAATAAGGACCAATCTCAACGTCGGCGCCGATCTGCGCGCCCTCGTCGACAATCGCGGTCGGATGAATCTTCATAGCACGCCGGCCTCCTTGAAACTGAAGTAAGACGGCCGTCCCTCGGCAGGCGCCCCAATGATAATGTGGTCGAGCAATTTGATCTGGAGCAGCTCCGCGGCTTCGACCAAACGTCTCGTCAGGCTGTGGTCCGACTGGCTTGGAGAAGGATCGCCGGAAGGATGGTTATGGACCACGATGACCGCATAGGCCGAAGAGATCACGGCCGGGCGGAAAACATCCCGCGGGTGCGCGATGCTTTCATTGACGCTGCCGAGCGAGACCTCCTCCATGCGAAGCAAATGATAGCGCGTATCGAGCAGAATGACTCGGAGAGATTCCTTATGCAAAGCGCGCATCTCGGCGGCGACGAGATCGTGGACGAGCTCAGGCGAATCGAGTTTCTGGCGGGAAAGCCGCTCGTTAGCGAGGCGCCGGCCAAGATCGAAAGCGGCCACGAGCTGAATTGCCTTCGCCTTGCCGATGCCCGGAATGGCTTCGATTTCTGTCACCGAGCAGCGGCTTAAGCCGGAGAGCGAACCGTATCGTTTCAAAAGTTGGCGTGCCACTTCAACGGCATTTGCGCCCGGCAAACCGGTGCGCAACAAAATTGCGATCAATTCCGGATCGATGAGCGCCGTCGGTCCATGGGCGAGTAATTTTTCGCGGGGCCGCTCGTCCTGCGGCATTTCGCGAATTTTGATTTGGGCCATTCGAGTGACGCCTTGGGGGGAGGCGCCGTCCCATCCAGCAATTTCAGACACGAAACTGATCGAGCATTTCCCGGAGTGCGTCACCCAGTTGGAAAAGCGAATCGGTATAGCGATTGGAGGGGAGCGCATGCAATTCAGCCTGGGCTTCCCGCAAACAATCGTCTCCGGCATCGAGCGAAGATTTCAGGGCGCCATTTGGCGCGTCGATCTTGAGCAATTTGGTAATGGCGCCGGACTTTTCCTCGAGGATGAGCTCGCAGTACCGTTCGCGCTCGGTCGCCGGCGCCGAATGCAAGAGCATGAGAATCGGCAACGTCATCTTTCCTTTTCGCAAATCAGTTCCAAGCGTCTTGCCGATGTCGGCTTCATTGCCGGCGACATCCAGGCAATCATCGAAAATCTGATAAGCGCCGCCGATCTTGCGGCCGAAATCTCGGAGGGTCCGGATGGTTTCGGGATCGGCCCCGTTGAGGACCGCCCCCAGTTCGGCCGCAGCGGCAAAGAGCGAGCCGGTCTTCATTGCGATGATGCGCAGGTAATCGTCGATGCTGAGATGCAGATCGAACCGGCGTTGCGTCTGGATAATTTCACCGGAGCAAACGTCCCGGGCCGCGCGGGCAATGACGCGGCTGATTTCGGCATTGTCGAAATTGGTGGAAAGATTGAGCGCCTGGGCGAAGAGGCAGTCTCCCAAAAGGACGCTCAGGGAATTGCCCCACCGCGCGTTGACCGTGGGTTGGGCCCGGCGCCGTTCGGCTTCGTCCATGATGTCGTCATGCACGAGAGTCGCGATGTGGATCAGCTCCACGATGACGGCGAGGTCGATATGTCCCGAAGTAATCCCGCCGCTGACGCCCCCGCTGAGCAACGCCATCACTGGCCGGAGGCGCTTGCCGCGACTGCCGATGGCGTACGTCACATACCCTTCGACCGCGGGATCGAACTCGGCGGCCTGCCGGGCCACGCGCGCCTCGACTTCATCCAGTTCGGCCTGGACGCCGAGGACGACCCGCGCCAAAGCGCCGTCGCGCGAGGTAGCATGAGCCTTTGAATCAGCGAAAACTTCCACAAACGCAGGATAGAAGGACGGTCTATGGCTGTCAAAACAACAGGAGTAACTGGCATGGAGATCTCTCCACGGCTCGATGGAGACGGCCTGCCCTCAGGCCGTGGAGAGAACGCGACGCGCAAACCCACCGGCACGGTGGCGTGCCGTCTCCATGGCGCTCCCGTTACCGTCGCGTCAGCCACTCGTGAGTTGCATATTTCTTTTCCGCAATCTCCGCGGCTCGGTCGTCCAACTTCGGCGGGGGGGTGAACCGCTCGAATCGCGGACAAAGGAGGGCGGCGAAATCTTCGCGGAAACGGTCCGGCAAATCGTTTCGTTGGATACTGCCCTGGTGTAGAAGACCGGTGCGCGAGCGGCGATGGGCCGCACCTGCGATTTTGTGTCCGCCGCTGATCACATCCGCCCGGACCGCATTCGCGAAGCAGGCTTCGGAAATTTTTGGCGCCGCGCTGCCGGCCAGGAGCGCGTCCACGCCATTCGCCTGGAGCGCCCGGCAAATCGCGTCGTGCACCGCGGCGTAAACCTCGAGTGACGATCGCTGGAAAAATGAATGGTCGCGCGGAACTACGACGGAATAGGTCAGGTCCGAACCGTGCGGAACGATTCCCCCTCCAGTCCAGCGTCGAACGATATCGCGTCGCTCGGATTCCGGCGCGACTTCAGCGTAGCGTCCGAAATAACCGAAGGAGATTGAGGGGCGTCGCCACCTATAAAAACGCAGGACAGGCGTAGTGGAATCAGTGAGCAGCGCCTCATCCATCGCCATATTCAGCGCCGCCGGCTTCGGCTCGACGTCATCGAACACCTGCAATCCGTCGAGCATCGCTCCCGCTCAGGTAAGTTCCGCGAGGACTTGTTGGACGGCCGCCTTCGGATCCGCAGCCGCGACGATTGGGCGCCCAATTACCAAATAATCAGCCCCGGCTTCGATCGCGTCGCGCGGCGTCGCAAAACGCTTTTGATCCCCGGGCGACGAACCCGCCGGCCGAATTCCCGGCGTTACAATCTTGATCTTCTCGCCAAATTCGGCGCGCAGCATTTTGGCTTCATGGGGGCTGGCCACGAGTCCATCGATTCCGTTCGCGACGCCGAGCCGCGCCAGGCGCAAAACCTGTTCGCCGGTTTTCCCAGAAACCCCGGTCTCGGCGAGAGTTTCTTCCGCCGAACTGGTGAGCACCGTTACCCCAAGGAGCAGCAGGTCGTTTTTCCGCGCGGCGACGGCCGCCCGAACCATTTCGCTCCCGCCGCTCAAATGAATTGTCAGCATTTTGACGCCGAGCTCGCCGGCGGACTCAACCGCTTTCGCAACGGTGTTCGGGATGTCGTGCAACTTCAGATCGAGAAAAACCCTTGGGCCGAGATCGGAAATCGAGCGGACCAGCGCGGGCCCGTTGGCGGTGAAACTTTGCAGTCCGATTTTGAAAAAACCGACGTCCTGGGCGAGAAGCGACGCGAGTTTCAGCGCTTCCCTGGTGGTGGCGACATCGAGCGCCACAATAATTTTCTCGGCCAGGCGCGAATTCATTTTATGCTTCCGGAACTTTCGCGGAATTAATCGCACATCATGGAGATTTTGGCACCGGCGAAGATCAATCTGTCTTTTCGAATCAAAGGACGGCGCGCGGACGGTTTCCACGAAATCGAAACCCTCATGGCGCCCATTTCGCTCGCGGACCGGCTGACGATCGAGAGGGCAGGGGACGACGGGCGTATTCGCTTTTCCTGCGACGATCCTTCCCTGCCGGTGGGTGACGACAACCTGGCCGTGCGAGCGGCCAGACTTTTCCAGGAAACCACCCGGATTTCCGCTGGGCTCAGAATCGTTCTCGAAAAAAAGGTTCCGCACGGAGCCGGCCTGGGCGGTGGCAGCAGCGACGCCGCGTCGATCTTGCTCGGCCTGAACGAGCTTTTTGCTACCGGTCTCGACGCGACGAAACTGCTCGAGCTCGGGGCGCAGCTGGGTTCCGACGTTCCGTTTTTTATCGTCCGCTCGCCGGCGATTTGCCGTGGACGGGGTGAGATCGTCGTTCCGACCAACTTGCCCGCGCGTTTTCAACTGCTCCTGGTGAAACCGGCTTTTGGCGTTCCGACGCCGTGGGCTTACGGGAGATGGAAAGAATCCAGGGAGATTCCCGGCGTTGATTATTCCCCGCAGGAATTTGGCGGCGTCCGGTTCGTCAACGATCTCGAGCGGCCGGTGTTCGAGAAATATGTTTTTCTCGCATCCCTCAAGAACTGGCTTCGAGAGCAACCGGGCGTAGGCGCCGCCTTACTTTCGGGTTCTGGCTCGACGGTGCTCGCGGTCCTGCGCGAGAGCGCCGATGGAGAAAGCCTGGCGGCGCTCATCCGGCAGAAACTCGATTCGTCCCTGTGGACGCAGCTTTGCGCTACCTGATTCTCATTCGCCGGCGTTGCGGCGCAGACTGGCAGTGGCGTACTCGCGATTGAGTTTGGCGATGAAACTGGCGCTGATCGAAGCGGGGCAGACGGCTTCGCACTCATAGGTGTTGGTGCAGTTTCCAAAACCTTCCGCATCCATCGCGGTCACCATTTTCAAAACGCGCGCCGTGCGTTCCGGTTGCCCCTGCGGAAGAAACGCAAGGTGCGAGACTTTCGCAGCAGTGAAGAGCATGGCGGACGCGTTGGGACACGCAGCCGCGCACGCTCCGCAGCCGATGCAGGCCGCCGCTTCCATGGCGCGATCGGCGTCGTGTTTCGGAACAAGAGTCGCGTTCGCTTCCGGAGCCGACCCGGCGCGAGCCGCGATAAATCCGCCCGCCTGCACGATGCGATCCAGCGCGCTTCGGTCGACCACCAGGTCTTTGATGAGCGGGAAGGGTTTGGCCCGGAACGGCTCGACCACAATCGTGGCGCCATCTTTGAACCGCCGCATGTAAACCTCGCAGGCCGCACCCGGGTGATCGGGTCCATGGGCTTCGCCGTTAATCGTGAGCGAGCACGTGCCGCAGATCCCCTCACGGCAATCGGAATCAAACGCGATCGGCTCTTCGCCCTTCGCGATCAACCCTTCATTGACCACGTCGAGCATCTCGAGGAACGACGTGTTCGGCGACACGTTCGTCGCCTGGTATTCGACAAGTTTGCCTTTTGTCTTCGGATCCCGTTGCCGCCAGACCTTGAGGCGAAAGTTCATTTGTAGCTCCTCTGGGTTAGCTGCACGGTTTCGAACACCAGCGGTTCGCGATGGAGTTTGGGCGGCGCGATCGAGCCATTTCCCTGGAATTCCCAGGCAAAGACATCCGCGAAATTTTCGTCGTCGCGCAACGCTTCGCCATCCGGGGTCTGGTGTTCTTCGCGGAAATGGCCGCCACACGATTCATCGCGGGTAAGGGCGTCGGTGCACATAAGCTCGGCGAATTCGAGAAAATCGGCGACACGTCCGGCGCGTTCCAGCGATTGATTGTAAGCCTCGCCATCGCCGAGAACGCGCACATCGCGCCAGAATTCGTCACGCAACTGCGGAACCCGGGCCAGCGCTTCCTGAAGTCCGGCGGCGTTTCGGGCCATTCCGCATTTGTCCCAGAGAAGAAGGCCAAGCTCGCGATGAAACGAATCGACCGATCGTTTTCCATTTATCGCGAGCAGCTTTTCCGTCCGGGTCCGAACGTCGCTTTCCGCTTTGCGAAACTCCGGGTGATCGGTGGATGGGCGCTTACCGATCTGCGGAGCGAGGTAAGAGGGCAGCGTGTAAGGCAGGACAAAATAGCCATCGGCCAGGCCCTGCATGAGCGCGCTCGCCCCCAGGCGGTTCGCGCCGTGATCGGAAAAATTTGCCTCGCCGACCACATGCAGCCCAGGGACGTTGCTCATCAGGTTATAGTCCACCCAGAGTCCTCCCATCGTGTAGTGGACCGCCGGATAAATGCGCATCGGGCGCTGGTAGGCATTTTCGCCCGTAATCTTTTCGTAGATGTGAAAAAGATTGCCGTAACGTTCGCGGATCGTGTTTTCGCCCAAACGCGCGATCGCGTCCGCGAAGTCGAGATAAACTCCGCGCCCGCTCTCGCCCACGCCTCGCCCTTCATCGCAAACCTCCTTTGCGCTCCGCGATGAGATGTCGCGTGGCGCCAGATTGCCGAAGCTGGGATATTTTCGCTCGAGATAATAGTCACGCTCGGCCTCGGGAACCTGAGCGGGCGGGCGTTTGTCGCCGGATTGTTTCGGCACCCAAACGCGCCCGTCATTCCGGAGCGATTCCGACATCAAAGTCAGCTTGGATTGATTTTCACCGCTGACGGGGATGCAGGTCGGGTGAATCTGGGTGTAACAGGGGTTGGCAAAGAGCGCGCCTTTTTTGTAGGCGCGATAGGTGGCGGTGACATTGCAGCCCCGAGCGTTGGTCGAGAGATAAAAGACGTTGCCATAGCCGCCCGTCGCCAGAACGACGGCATCGCCGGAATGCGCTTCGATTTTTCCCGTGACCAGGCTGCGGGTGATGATCCCTTTCGCGTGCCCGTCGACCAGGACAAGATCGAGCATCTCGGTCTGCGGAAACATTTTCACGGCGCCCGCCGCGATCTGCCGGCAAAGGGCCTGGTAGGCGCCGAGAAGAAGCTGC from Chthoniobacterales bacterium carries:
- a CDS encoding TolC family protein; amino-acid sequence: MRKASVYLFVCLTLVALVPLAPFLFAGTETLTELRMRQTAMPRFTLEQAVLTALMRNADIQKARQDIERTKGLYIQMRAEILPKIEALYNVQNTDPHLGSISSGSSGGLSGVPTQYSLSLQASQVVFAGGRVISNIRAAAFTRDSSYFGFRNVVDTVISTVKQQFYQVLLNRELINVQESSVNLLKSQLQDQQNRFEAGTVPRFNVLQAQVALSNQYPLLIAAQNSYRISLLQLAKTLGLDFDPMRAGQQPLEAVGTLEFHPRHIPLDMAIEMAKERRPFLKQQKAVVLSNAAQVNVARSGYFPTFSVTAGEDFRSSPISENIDQVRSGYVFGGTGSWAIWDWGATYGAVKQANAVLEQSKITLDDANRQVELEVQQQDSNLRQSAELVKATEESVGQAQEALRLASARLSAGAGTQLEVLNSRVEVTQAESNRIQALFNYNVALAEFDRVTATEVVYSNELDDAHTRDKTRTDARPTPAPKPTPLQLNHAGNRPPIQTRTTTTTRTTRTTGSK
- a CDS encoding polyphenol oxidase family protein, whose translation is MSEARLPVEHFPALSALPGIVHGFTLRSPGIEMSHDKQEALARLDGVHRDIREQHGLGSMPFVTAQQVHGNRIGVVDDATADNACFESCDGLIAQRRGICLGIYVADCCAVYLVDPVRKAIGLVHSGKKGTELGIAASAIKAMTEHFGSRASDLVVQLSPCIRPPHYEIDFAAEIVRQCRALGVASVQDCGVCTACDLNRYYSYRAQKGRTGRMLAFLALP
- the lpxA gene encoding acyl-ACP--UDP-N-acetylglucosamine O-acyltransferase produces the protein MKIHPTAIVDEGAQIGADVEIGPYSVIGGEVIIGEKCVIQSHVVIEGSVKMGPGNFIGHGAVIGAAPQELGFSPQTKSTVEIGSGNVIREHCTIHRGSTEGSATLLGDENFLMINTHLGHNCILGNGVVIANDALLAGHVRIDDRAFIGGGSRFHQGIRMGRLVMAEGRFTKNLPPFMAAAKNEVYGMNIVGLRRAGLSAAERDEVKRAFKLLYRSGLNTKQALEKAATEEFGPIGREFFEFVANAGKRGIVGYGRGATED
- the radC gene encoding DNA repair protein RadC, which encodes MAQIKIREMPQDERPREKLLAHGPTALIDPELIAILLRTGLPGANAVEVARQLLKRYGSLSGLSRCSVTEIEAIPGIGKAKAIQLVAAFDLGRRLANERLSRQKLDSPELVHDLVAAEMRALHKESLRVILLDTRYHLLRMEEVSLGSVNESIAHPRDVFRPAVISSAYAVIVVHNHPSGDPSPSQSDHSLTRRLVEAAELLQIKLLDHIIIGAPAEGRPSYFSFKEAGVL
- a CDS encoding polyprenyl synthetase family protein, translated to MEVFADSKAHATSRDGALARVVLGVQAELDEVEARVARQAAEFDPAVEGYVTYAIGSRGKRLRPVMALLSGGVSGGITSGHIDLAVIVELIHIATLVHDDIMDEAERRRAQPTVNARWGNSLSVLLGDCLFAQALNLSTNFDNAEISRVIARAARDVCSGEIIQTQRRFDLHLSIDDYLRIIAMKTGSLFAAAAELGAVLNGADPETIRTLRDFGRKIGGAYQIFDDCLDVAGNEADIGKTLGTDLRKGKMTLPILMLLHSAPATERERYCELILEEKSGAITKLLKIDAPNGALKSSLDAGDDCLREAQAELHALPSNRYTDSLFQLGDALREMLDQFRV
- the pyrF gene encoding orotidine-5'-phosphate decarboxylase, with protein sequence MNSRLAEKIIVALDVATTREALKLASLLAQDVGFFKIGLQSFTANGPALVRSISDLGPRVFLDLKLHDIPNTVAKAVESAGELGVKMLTIHLSGGSEMVRAAVAARKNDLLLLGVTVLTSSAEETLAETGVSGKTGEQVLRLARLGVANGIDGLVASPHEAKMLRAEFGEKIKIVTPGIRPAGSSPGDQKRFATPRDAIEAGADYLVIGRPIVAAADPKAAVQQVLAELT
- the ispE gene encoding 4-(cytidine 5'-diphospho)-2-C-methyl-D-erythritol kinase — protein: MEILAPAKINLSFRIKGRRADGFHEIETLMAPISLADRLTIERAGDDGRIRFSCDDPSLPVGDDNLAVRAARLFQETTRISAGLRIVLEKKVPHGAGLGGGSSDAASILLGLNELFATGLDATKLLELGAQLGSDVPFFIVRSPAICRGRGEIVVPTNLPARFQLLLVKPAFGVPTPWAYGRWKESREIPGVDYSPQEFGGVRFVNDLERPVFEKYVFLASLKNWLREQPGVGAALLSGSGSTVLAVLRESADGESLAALIRQKLDSSLWTQLCAT
- a CDS encoding succinate dehydrogenase/fumarate reductase iron-sulfur subunit, which encodes MNFRLKVWRQRDPKTKGKLVEYQATNVSPNTSFLEMLDVVNEGLIAKGEEPIAFDSDCREGICGTCSLTINGEAHGPDHPGAACEVYMRRFKDGATIVVEPFRAKPFPLIKDLVVDRSALDRIVQAGGFIAARAGSAPEANATLVPKHDADRAMEAAACIGCGACAAACPNASAMLFTAAKVSHLAFLPQGQPERTARVLKMVTAMDAEGFGNCTNTYECEAVCPASISASFIAKLNREYATASLRRNAGE
- a CDS encoding fumarate reductase/succinate dehydrogenase flavoprotein subunit, which translates into the protein MIGRLDARIPAGPLADKWTNHKDHARLVAPNNRRKFEIIVVGSGLAGGSAAATLGELGYNVKCFCYQDSPRRAHSIAAQGGINAAKNYQNDGDSVFRLFYDTIKGGDFRAREANVYRLAEVSNLIIDQCVEQGVPFAREYGGLLANRSFGGAQVSRTFYARGQTGQQLLLGAYQALCRQIAAGAVKMFPQTEMLDLVLVDGHAKGIITRSLVTGKIEAHSGDAVVLATGGYGNVFYLSTNARGCNVTATYRAYKKGALFANPCYTQIHPTCIPVSGENQSKLTLMSESLRNDGRVWVPKQSGDKRPPAQVPEAERDYYLERKYPSFGNLAPRDISSRSAKEVCDEGRGVGESGRGVYLDFADAIARLGENTIRERYGNLFHIYEKITGENAYQRPMRIYPAVHYTMGGLWVDYNLMSNVPGLHVVGEANFSDHGANRLGASALMQGLADGYFVLPYTLPSYLAPQIGKRPSTDHPEFRKAESDVRTRTEKLLAINGKRSVDSFHRELGLLLWDKCGMARNAAGLQEALARVPQLRDEFWRDVRVLGDGEAYNQSLERAGRVADFLEFAELMCTDALTRDESCGGHFREEHQTPDGEALRDDENFADVFAWEFQGNGSIAPPKLHREPLVFETVQLTQRSYK